A stretch of Zymoseptoria tritici IPO323 chromosome 1, whole genome shotgun sequence DNA encodes these proteins:
- the NTC1 gene encoding putative neutral trehalase (Neutral Trehalase (Alpha,Alpha-Trehalase)) gives MSTQKSELAVHQPTPNEHHAHFEQIAENRNGEQAVSLDTDPYAAPNVYYGASHNPRKVAKSRTYSAAPLLTAKPTQIDHASRNTIATNYKTPGRRTSHDATGNAPRRFLIDVKDTLKTLLDREDTDGNVQITIEDTGPKTIELGTAASGGYRRFDVRGTYMLSNLLQELTLAKKFGRKQIVLDESRLNENPVNRLARLIKDQFWPNLTRRIDGSNIATVARDPKDWTSDPRPRIYIPVGAPEQFQYYSRIAREHPNMRLDVQWLKEGGADDDEYVRDLNNAPGLLAVAMERVQDTPQGEPDFKGLPFVVPGGRFNELYGWDSYMETLGLLINGRSDLCVAMVKHFCFCIRHYGKILNANRSYYLRRSQPPFLTDMALRVYDHIKSEPGSLDFLRDATLAAIKDYYTTWMSKPRFDEASGLSRYVPGGLGVPPETEASHFVHVLTPYADKHGLDFKEFVNQYNSGQIKEPELDEYFLHDRSVRESGHDTSYRLERVSAHLATIDLNSLLYKYEADIARLIRAFFGDRLTIPKEWQAPGKENFETSSTWDRRAKKRRQIMDKLMWNEAKGMYFDYNTVEKQQTGYESATTFWAMWAGVATPRQAQVMVEKALPRFEVHGGLVSGTEESRGPVGVHRPNRQWDFPFGWAPQQILAWTGMLRYGFEEEAQRLAYRWIYMVTKAFVDFNGIVVEKYDVTRQVDPHKVTAEYGNQGSDFKGVATEGFGWVNASYIYGLQIMDTHMKRALGAVTTWDTFKRMTETQSGFDALLPGHAESHASTSPSGSHYLGTPGSSDSGHNDVHLAAGKPTVFVKAQVVDHLHTVNEGDDNEQQHVTMELPRHQEAMKSEEWVKLDEGFEQNDEQNDEQHRQHKDRHHHHGHHHSSVNGGHE, from the exons ATGAGCACGCAGAAATCCGAGCTCGCAGTTCACCAACCCACCCCCAACGAACACCACGCTCACTTCGAGCAAATCGCCGAGAACCGCAACGGAGAGCAGGCGGTCTCGCTCGATACAGACCCGTACGCTGCGCCCAACGTCTACTATGGCGCCAGCCACAATCCTAGAAAGGTTGCAAAGAGCCGGACATACTCTGCA GCACCTCTGCTGACAGCAAAACCCACGCAGATCGATCATGCCTCGCGTAACACGATAGCAACGAACTACAAGACGCCTGGAAGGCGCACCAGTCATG ATGCCACGGGTAATGCCCCACGCCGCTTCCTGATCGATGTCAAGGATACTCTCAAGACTCTTCTCGATCGTGAGGACACCGACGGCAATGTGCAGATCACTATCGAGGACACCGGTCCAAAGACCATTGAGCTGGGGACAGCTGCCTCTGGCGGCTATCGTCGATTCGATGTTCGCGGCACGTATATGCTCAGCAATCTTCTGCAGGAGCTCACATTGGCCAAGAAGTTTGGTCGCAAGCAAATTGTTCTTGACGAATCTCGCTTGAACGAGAATCCGGTCAATCGACTCGCTCGCCTGATCAAGGACCAATTCTGGCCAAACTTGACAAGACGGATCGATGGGTCCAACATTGCCACGGTCGCCAGAGATCCCAAGGACTGGACATCCGATCCCCGACCACGTATCTACATTCCGGTTGGGGCCCCTGAACAGTTCCAGTACTACTCACGGATCGCCCGAGAGCATCCCAACATGCGATTGGACGTTCAATGGCTGAAGGAGGGAGGCGCAGATGATGATGAATACGTACGTGATCTCAACAATGCTCCTGGCTTGCTCGCCGTGGCCATGGAACGTGTCCAGGACACTCCGCAAGGCGAACCAGATTTCAAGGGTCTGCCATTCGTGGTTCCAGGCGGTCGTTTCAACGAGCTGTACGGCTGGGACAGCTACATGGAGACTCTTGGACTTCTGATCAACGGACGATCGGACCTTTGCGTTGCGATGGTCAAGCACTTCTGCTTCTGCATTCGACACTATGGAAAGATTCTCAACGCCAATCGCTCATACTACCTCCGCCGATCGCAGCCACCTTTCCTCACAGACATGGCATTGCGTGTCTACGACCACATCAAGAGCGAGCCGGGTAGCTTGGACTTCCTTCGAGACGCCACTCTCGCTGCCATCAAGGACTACTACACGACCTGGATGTCCAAGCCTCGCTTCGATGAGGCATCTGGTCTCTCACGCTACGTTCCAGGTGGCCTTGGTGTCCCGCCAGAGACCGAGGCATCTCACTTCGTGCACGTTCTCACACCGTACGCGGACAAGCACGGGTTGGACTTCAAGGAGTTCGTGAACCAATACAACAGCGGCCAGATCAAAGAGCCAGAGCTCGATGAGTACTTTCTCCATGATCGCTCTGTGCGTGAGTCCGGCCACGACACATCGTACCGTCTTGAGCGGGTTAGTGCCCACCTCGCCACGATCGATCTCAACTCGTTGCTGTACAAGTACGAGGCCGACATTGCACGGCTCATTCGTGCGTTCTTTGGAGATCGTCTGACCATACCAAAGGAGTGGCAAGCTCCAGGAAAGGAAAACTTCGAGACGTCATCCACCTGGGACCGCCGCGCCAAGAAGCGTCGCCAAATCATGGACAAGCTGATGTGGAACGAAGCCAAAGGCATGTACTTTGACTACAACACTGTTGAAAAGCAGCAGACTGGCTATGAGAGTGCCACCACATTCTGGGCCATGTGGGCTGGTGTCGCCACTCCTCGTCAAGCTCAGGTTATGGTCGAGAAGGCCCTGCCTCGTTTCGAGGTGCACGGAGGATTGGTCAGTGGTACCGAGGAGAGTCGTGGTCCGGTCGGTGTGCATCGACCAAACAGACAATGGGACTTTCCTTTCGGCTGGGCTCCTCAGCAGATCCTCGCCTGGACCGGTATGCTTCGCTACGGTTTCGAAGAAGAGGCTCAGCGCCTGGCTTACCGCTGGATCTACATGGTCACCAAAGCCTTCGTCGACTTCAACGGTATTGTGGTGGAGAAGTACGATGTCACTCGGCAGGTAGATCCACACAAGGTCACTGCCGAATACGGCAATCAAGGCAGTGACTTCAAGGGCGTGGCTACGGAGGGCTTCGGCTGGGTCAATGCTTCCTACATCTATGGTCTGCAGATCATGGACACGCACATGAAACGTGCTCTGGGCGCCGTCACGACTTGGGACACTTTCAAGCGTATGACTGAGACGCAGAGCGGCTTTGACGCCTTGTTGCCTGGCCATGCGGAGTCTCACGCATCTACCTCGCCTTCAGGAAGTCACTACCTGGGCACTCCTGGATCGTCTGACTCCGGACACAACGATGTCCATCTGGCCGCAGGGAAGCCGACCGTCTTCGTCAAAGCCCAGGTGGTCGACCATCTTCACACCGTGAACGAGGGTGATGACAATGAGCAGCAGCACGTCACCATGGAGCTGCCCAGGCACCAGGAGGCGATGAAGAGCGAAGAGTGGGTCAAGCTTGACGAGGGCTTCGAGCAGAACGACGAGCAGAACGACGAGCAGCATCGTCAGCACAAAGACCGTCACCACCATCATGGGCACCACCACAGCAGCGTTAATGGCGGCCATGAATAG